In the Pontibacillus yanchengensis genome, one interval contains:
- a CDS encoding DUF2935 domain-containing protein, whose product MDKYEESALFEHKFWLQVLGDHARFIRDALYPSETIDIKQANDYIELFDAYLNRVRNEHMDNMQTFTNEVGKQVRTFRHFKLSLLESNLQGEIGVHLSPTFFNHMVNELEEYLLVIAYLGKGEIPPIFHELHHHMLWLLDASGHAGAIHDQLDGVEKRLRNRSEEFTKHFNQFYMKAVELTGYLRTNLENFPALNKFNDDVEVEMYLFKTFLNELEELELSETLLGTFSGLMADHMVREECYYLYKIAESTQSEYPSCDPTKPRTEDPY is encoded by the coding sequence GTGGATAAGTATGAGGAAAGCGCCCTTTTTGAACATAAGTTTTGGTTGCAGGTATTAGGGGATCACGCTAGGTTTATTAGGGATGCTTTATACCCTTCTGAAACGATTGATATTAAGCAAGCAAACGACTATATAGAATTGTTTGATGCCTACCTAAATAGAGTTAGAAATGAACATATGGATAATATGCAAACGTTCACGAACGAAGTCGGCAAACAGGTTCGAACGTTTCGTCACTTTAAGCTTTCATTATTGGAAAGTAATCTGCAGGGAGAAATAGGAGTTCATTTATCCCCAACTTTTTTCAATCATATGGTTAATGAGTTAGAGGAATATTTGTTAGTCATTGCCTACTTAGGGAAAGGTGAAATACCCCCTATTTTTCACGAACTACATCATCATATGCTTTGGTTGTTAGATGCAAGTGGCCATGCTGGAGCGATTCATGATCAGTTAGATGGCGTGGAAAAACGGTTGAGAAACAGAAGTGAAGAATTTACCAAGCACTTTAATCAATTTTATATGAAAGCAGTTGAGTTAACAGGGTATTTACGGACGAATCTAGAGAATTTCCCCGCACTAAACAAATTCAACGATGATGTCGAAGTGGAAATGTATTTATTTAAAACGTTTTTGAATGAGTTAGAGGAGCTGGAGCTTTCAGAAACCTTACTGGGAACTTTTTCAGGACTAATGGCAGATCATATGGTTCGAGAAGAGTGCTATTACTTATATAAAATAGCGGAGTCAACACAAAGTGAATATCCTTCTTGTGATCCTACAAAGCCTAGAACAGAAGATCCTTATTAA
- a CDS encoding MFS transporter, translating to MKEKKWDLFALASIPLLMTLGNSMLIPVLPIMEKEIEITSFQSSLIITIYSIIAIPLIPISGYLSDKWGRKKVIIPCLIIVGIGGALAAFAAWKVENPLMLILIGRFIQGVGASGAFPVVIPTVGDMFKEEEEVSKGLGIIETANTFGKVLSPVLGALLAVILWFIPFVAIPVLALIAILLVMILVKVPKEEQQEETHTFKEFLHMIKDLFKKNSHWLSAIFISGGIFMFVLFGFLFHFSNLLEDEYKKFGYIKGLLLAVPLLFLCAASYIAGSKVGQNKKAMKNLILIGHAIASIALIFVQGELLIRYLLLLSIAGVGIGLALPCLDAYITEGTPKEERGTITSLYSSMRFVGVAAGPPVIAVMMKSTPTWIYYLFAILCLIGFFINWWAIKPDEQDG from the coding sequence ATGAAAGAGAAAAAGTGGGACTTATTTGCATTAGCTTCTATTCCTCTATTGATGACGCTTGGGAATTCAATGCTTATCCCTGTTCTTCCCATCATGGAAAAGGAAATTGAAATTACCTCTTTTCAATCTAGTTTGATTATTACGATCTACTCCATTATAGCCATACCTCTTATACCAATATCAGGGTACTTATCTGATAAGTGGGGGCGTAAAAAAGTCATTATTCCCTGTTTAATCATTGTGGGGATTGGCGGAGCTCTAGCTGCTTTTGCTGCTTGGAAGGTGGAAAATCCACTAATGCTCATTCTTATTGGGAGGTTCATTCAAGGTGTTGGTGCATCAGGTGCCTTCCCAGTGGTGATTCCAACAGTTGGGGATATGTTTAAAGAAGAAGAGGAGGTAAGTAAAGGATTAGGCATTATTGAAACAGCTAATACGTTTGGCAAGGTATTAAGCCCGGTTCTTGGTGCTTTGTTAGCTGTCATTCTTTGGTTTATACCTTTTGTAGCGATTCCTGTGCTAGCTCTTATTGCCATTTTATTAGTTATGATATTGGTGAAAGTTCCTAAAGAAGAACAACAGGAAGAAACACATACATTCAAGGAATTCCTGCATATGATTAAAGATTTATTTAAAAAGAATAGTCATTGGCTTTCCGCTATTTTCATCTCTGGTGGAATCTTCATGTTTGTTCTGTTTGGTTTCTTGTTCCATTTTTCAAATTTATTGGAGGATGAGTATAAGAAATTTGGATATATAAAAGGGTTATTATTAGCTGTGCCGTTACTGTTTCTATGTGCTGCATCTTATATAGCTGGGAGTAAAGTGGGCCAGAATAAAAAAGCCATGAAAAATCTTATTCTTATTGGTCATGCAATTGCATCCATTGCACTTATTTTTGTGCAAGGAGAGCTACTGATTCGATATTTATTATTGTTATCTATTGCGGGGGTAGGGATAGGCTTAGCATTACCTTGCTTAGATGCTTATATAACGGAAGGAACTCCTAAAGAAGAAAGAGGAACGATTACATCATTATATAGTAGTATGAGGTTCGTTGGAGTCGCAGCAGGTCCTCCAGTGATTGCGGTGATGATGAAGAGTACTCCAACATGGATCTATTACCTATTTGCTATTCTTTGCTTAATTGGCTTCTTTATAAATTGGTGGGCCATTAAACCTGATGAGCAAGATGGGTGA
- a CDS encoding DUF948 domain-containing protein: protein MDFVGIGVLLIGIAFVILAIFLSRTLNRLSSVLKGVDQTVEKLPNQLDEVMKETGQLIHNSNDTLADVNKKIAALSPLFYIVGDIGESSRKLSSSLADATNSMKKDTKEGRETADRSDLNGLYGALALGYYFTQKRKTLKEMAQEIKTK from the coding sequence ATGGACTTCGTAGGAATCGGAGTATTACTTATCGGTATCGCCTTTGTCATCCTAGCCATTTTTCTATCACGGACACTGAATCGTTTATCTAGTGTCTTAAAAGGAGTCGACCAAACAGTTGAGAAGTTACCAAATCAACTAGATGAAGTTATGAAAGAAACAGGTCAGCTCATTCATAATAGTAACGACACGCTTGCTGACGTAAATAAGAAGATTGCAGCCTTAAGCCCTCTTTTCTATATTGTAGGTGATATAGGGGAATCCTCACGAAAACTATCCTCTTCCTTAGCTGATGCTACTAACTCAATGAAAAAAGATACAAAAGAAGGAAGAGAGACAGCTGATCGTAGTGACCTTAATGGATTATATGGAGCACTAGCTTTAGGTTACTATTTCACCCAAAAACGAAAAACACTTAAAGAAATGGCTCAAGAAATTAAAACAAAGTAA
- a CDS encoding DUF948 domain-containing protein — MELIYISALLVALAFAYLTFFIVKTLNGVSSTIQSLDHTVSELETKMQEISHESEQLVHKTNSLTEDIQHKVDSTDGVFDSLHNVGESLHNINDALSRGAAHFSMQSSKQTDQLTNIIRWSDAAMNLYSTYSNKKTS, encoded by the coding sequence ATGGAACTTATTTATATTAGTGCATTATTAGTGGCGTTAGCTTTTGCTTACCTAACCTTTTTTATTGTGAAAACACTCAATGGAGTGAGTTCAACCATCCAAAGTCTGGACCACACTGTGTCAGAGTTAGAGACGAAGATGCAGGAGATATCCCATGAATCAGAACAACTTGTACATAAAACCAATAGCCTCACAGAAGATATTCAACACAAAGTAGATTCAACAGATGGCGTGTTTGACTCCTTACATAACGTTGGAGAGTCATTACATAATATCAACGATGCATTAAGTAGAGGAGCTGCTCACTTTTCGATGCAATCTTCCAAACAAACCGACCAATTAACAAACATCATTCGCTGGAGTGACGCAGCTATGAATTTATATAGCACCTATTCTAATAAGAAGACAAGCTAA
- a CDS encoding YhjD/YihY/BrkB family envelope integrity protein gives MPKWKGFMKELGTEFQKDNVPLLAAAQAYYYLLAIVPMLILILSLVPYLNIDPNAAVKFISNSLPDGTASVFRENIISIVTQPKGGLLTIGILGTIWSASSGMTAFIQASNQAYDVKEDRSFVKVKLLSIFLTFGMILALAVALLLPVFGEVIFNFVQSFVSLPGEIMVLLQLARWLISIIVMSGVLLLLYRFAPNKKLPFSGILPGAILTTVLWLIISFAFSFYVSNFGNYSATYGSLGGIIILMIWFFLTGLILMVGAEINYILNRQKHSTGS, from the coding sequence GTGCCTAAATGGAAAGGATTCATGAAAGAATTAGGGACAGAGTTTCAAAAAGATAACGTACCTTTACTGGCGGCAGCACAGGCTTATTACTATCTACTTGCTATTGTACCAATGTTGATTTTAATATTATCTTTGGTACCATACTTAAATATTGATCCAAATGCGGCAGTTAAATTTATTAGTAACTCACTACCTGATGGAACAGCTTCTGTATTCCGTGAAAATATTATTAGCATTGTCACACAGCCAAAAGGTGGGTTGCTGACAATCGGGATATTAGGAACAATATGGTCAGCATCCAGTGGGATGACAGCTTTTATACAAGCTTCCAATCAAGCTTATGACGTTAAAGAAGACCGTTCGTTTGTCAAGGTGAAGCTATTATCTATATTCTTAACATTTGGAATGATTCTAGCGCTCGCTGTTGCATTACTTTTACCTGTATTTGGGGAAGTGATTTTCAACTTTGTTCAGTCTTTTGTTTCGTTACCTGGTGAAATAATGGTGTTATTGCAATTAGCTAGATGGCTGATTAGTATCATTGTCATGAGTGGAGTACTTCTGCTGTTATATCGTTTTGCACCCAATAAGAAGCTTCCTTTTTCAGGGATTTTACCTGGGGCGATTTTGACTACGGTTCTATGGCTAATCATTTCTTTTGCGTTCTCTTTTTATGTGAGCAATTTCGGAAATTATTCAGCTACGTACGGAAGTTTAGGTGGCATTATTATATTAATGATTTGGTTCTTCTTAACAGGTCTTATCTTGATGGTGGGGGCAGAGATTAATTACATCTTAAATCGACAAAAACACTCAACGGGTTCATGA
- a CDS encoding thiamine phosphate synthase, with the protein MRDANLSIPMVGIGGIDEQNAESVIRAGANGVSLSH; encoded by the coding sequence ATGCGCGATGCTAACCTCTCCATCCCTATGGTAGGAATTGGTGGCATCGATGAGCAAAATGCCGAATCGGTTATACGTGCAGGCGCTAATGGTGTCTCTCTCAGCCATTAG
- a CDS encoding thiamine phosphate synthase, with protein MSKIKDMLTMYFILESQDCKYDPISALQEAIRGGVTCFQYRGERCRVINWKSKRTVVDNFVGNYIGLSVHTLEEGIMANIEHIDYVGVGLIFSTSPKKPLGLKRFTLCAMLTSPSLW; from the coding sequence ATGAGTAAGATAAAAGATATGCTGACAATGTATTTTATTTTGGAGAGCCAAGATTGTAAGTATGACCCTATTTCCGCCCTTCAAGAGGCAATTCGTGGTGGAGTTACGTGCTTCCAGTACCGGGGAGAAAGGTGTAGGGTCATTAACTGGAAAAGCAAAAGAACCGTTGTGGATAATTTTGTGGGAAACTATATTGGGTTATCAGTACACACATTAGAAGAGGGGATAATGGCTAACATCGAACACATTGATTATGTCGGCGTTGGCCTCATTTTTTCTACTAGCCCAAAAAAACCTCTGGGATTGAAACGATTCACTCTATGCGCGATGCTAACCTCTCCATCCCTATGGTAG